CCTCGCCGGCGCCGAAGTCGGCCCAGTGGAATTCCGTCACGGCGGGCCGGATCACGAAGTCGGCCTGGGCGCAGACGAAGGCGTTCAGCCTCTGGCGGGCGATGGTGTTGCTGCGCAGGATCATGTCCAGCCCGGTGGCGAAGTGGGTCTCCTCGAAGGCGGGGATGTCCACGGCGATGACGAGGTTCGCACCCATGTCCTGGCAGGCCTCGACGGGCACCCGGTAGGGGCCGCCCCCGTCGCACACCATGCGGCCGTCCTTCTCGATGGGCGGGAACACGGCGGGAATGGCGCTGCTGGCGTAGATCCCGTCCACGAGCGGGCCGTCGCTGTAGATCACGCCCTCGCCGGAGATCAGGTCCAGGGCCATGGCCGCGAAGGGGATCTGCAGGTCGGAGAACCGGATGGGCCCGAAGAGTTCGGTCAGCGGCCCGCGCAGCTTGCTCTCCGGCTGCATGGACGGCCGGGTGACCGTCTTGACCGCGATCAGCTTGCGCTGCATGTAGTCGAAGATGCCGGCCAGGCGGCTCTGGGGATCGCGCGCCTCGTTCTCGTCGCGCGGCACGAAGGGCGCCCAGTACGAGGCGAACTCCTCGTTGCCCACGTAGGCGCCCAGGCGCTCCCAGACCCGCGCCGGATCCGGGTCGTGGGCGTACAGGCCGCCCACGATGGAGCCCATGCTGGTGCCGGCGACCACGTCGGCGCGGATGCCCGCCTCCTCGAGGGCCTCGAGCACTCCGGCGTGGGCGAGGCCGCGGGCGCCGCCGCTGCCGAGCGCCAGCCCGATCTTCATGCCACTGGACATCGGATCCCACCTTGTGTAGCGTTTCCGCGATCAAAACGGGTCCAGCATAACAAACGTGCCGCGGCCCACCAAACGAGACTTTGCAACCCGTGCGGCCGCCGCCCGCCGCCCGCCGCCTGGAGATGTCCGGACCATGCCCGACGCCCACGATTCCCCGGCCACGTCGCCCTTCGTCATGGAGCGCCTCCTGCGCGACGCCTACCGGCGCGAGAAGCGCGAGGAATGGGCCAATGCCGACGACGGTGTGCCGGCCGGCGCCGCCGTCCCGGCCGACGATCCCGTCGAGACGGCCCAGGAGCTCGCCTACCAGGCCTACGAGAGCGACGACGCGGACGCGGCCCGGGCGCTGGTGGAGCGGGCCCTCGGCCACGATCCCGCCTGCGTCGACGCGCTGACGATCCGGGCCTTCCTGGAGAGCGAGGACGCCGGCACCCTCATCGAGGCCCTCGAGCAGGCGCTCGCGGTGGGGGAGGAGGTCCTCGGCGAGGAGTTCTTCGCCGAGCACATGGGCGGCTTCTGGCCGCTGGTGCAGGCGCGTCCCTACCTGCGGGCCGTCAAGCAGCTGGCCGAGGTGCTCTGGAACGTGGGGCGGCGCTTCGACGCCGTGGCCCAGTACGAGTCCCTGCTCGATCTCGACCCCGAGGACAACATGGGCAACATGGCCCTGCTGCTGGGCTACTACCTGGCCATGGGCGAGGTGCAGCGGGCCTGGGACCTGCTCGAGGAGCACCAGGACGAGGACAACACCGTCTGCGCGTG
This bacterium DNA region includes the following protein-coding sequences:
- a CDS encoding patatin-like phospholipase family protein, yielding MSSGMKIGLALGSGGARGLAHAGVLEALEEAGIRADVVAGTSMGSIVGGLYAHDPDPARVWERLGAYVGNEEFASYWAPFVPRDENEARDPQSRLAGIFDYMQRKLIAVKTVTRPSMQPESKLRGPLTELFGPIRFSDLQIPFAAMALDLISGEGVIYSDGPLVDGIYASSAIPAVFPPIEKDGRMVCDGGGPYRVPVEACQDMGANLVIAVDIPAFEETHFATGLDMILRSNTIARQRLNAFVCAQADFVIRPAVTEFHWADFGAGEACRARGYAATREALPRLQKLIRWRSSLAYRGKVMARKVLRLG